Sequence from the Sediminitomix flava genome:
AGATGGAGTGCTCAAGTCTTGTAGTTATGACGGAACTGAGATCGTGATTCCATCTCATTTACATGGGCAACAGATTACTAGTATTGACGATGGTCTTTTTTTTAATCGGAAACTTACTTCAGTTGAGTTACCCAATGGTCTTAAAAGTATTGGTAATAGTGCATTTAAAAATAATAATCTCACTTCAATCGAGTTACCATCAACCATTAAACGTATTGAGCCTGTTGCTTTTTCAGAGAACCAATTGACCTTTTTAAAAATACCTGAAAGTATTGAGTATATCGGCTTTGGCGCTTTTTCAAAGAACCAATTGACTTCTGTTAAATTACCAAAGAGTCTTAAGCGTATTAATGAACTAATTTTTCATAAAAATAAGCTCACTACTATTGAGTTACCTGAAAATTTGGAACGCATTGATACAGATGCTTTTTACGATAATGAATTAACTTTTGTGGAATTTCCTGAAGGTCTTAAACGTATTGGGAAAGGTGCCTTTTCTAATAATCAATTGACTTCTGTGGAGCTTCCAGATAATCTTCAATACATTGGTAGTATGGCATTTATTAGAAATCAACTGACCTCAGTAAAATTACCAGCAAATCTTAAACGTATCGAGGATTGGACTTTTACTAGCAATCAATTGACTTCTGTAGAATTACCAAAAAATCTTCAGAGTATAGGTTTGGAGGCTTTTAGCAATAATAAGCTTACTTCTGTAGAATTCTCAGAAAGTCTGCAATTTATTGGACTAAGAGCTTTTTCTTCTAACTCCATCACAGAGATTACTTTACCAAATTCCAGCAAAGAAGGGAAATGGTATGATCATGATGAAAAAGTCTTTGAGAAAGGAAGCATAGTACCTATAGATGGTAAATATACTTTTAAATAAAAAGACAGTATTTCTTGAGCTTTAATCAAATCTATTCTTAAAATAAGTATTAGGGATGAGGCTTATATTCCCGCACATTCAAGGTTACAATACTTAGAGTAAAAAAGCTAAAAGAGCAGGTCGTAGTTAATTACGGTCTGCTCTTTTAGCATGAATAGAGATCCTTTCAATCTATGTTAAGAAATTTTAGAGCTTATTTAAATCAAACTTTATGTATAAAACAAGATATGATTTGTTCTCTAAAAAGAGGAGGTCATTCTGTCAAATTCATTGAAGAAAAACTATCCATCCTCATATAGATAAAGCTATTATCTAGATTGCAGCTGCACCAGCCTCAGCTACTGCATGATCATTTTCAACCGTACTTCCACTTACTCCAATAGCTCCAATGATTACATCTTCTGCATTTTTGATGGGTATCCCTCCAGGAAAAGTAATCAATCCGTTATTTGAGTGTTCTATATTATACAAAGACTGCCCTGGTTGGGATAATTCTCCAATTAGACCAGTGTTCATATCAAAATAACGAGCTGTTTTTGCTTTTTTTATTGAGATATCTAACGAACCTAACCAGGCTCCGTCCATACGAGCAAATGCGAGTAAATTCGCTCCTGCATCTACAATAGCAATATTCATTTTAGTATCAATTGCTGTAGCTTTTTGTTTAGCTGCTGCGATTACTTTTTCTGCTTGTTCTAAGGTAATATTCATAAATATTTACGTAAGTTTTACTACTAACAATAATATAAAGAAGGGGGATTATCCTATCAGAAAAATAAAGAAATGATGAATAATCGATTGAAAAACAAGATGGTAGGTTTTTTAGTTTGGCAGCCTTAAATCGAAGGTTTTTACCCATTGTTGATACTATGAATTTAGTGATTACCATTATTTATTTTCGATTAATACCTCATATGTTCTCAACGATTTGAATAACAAATTAGCTTTAAGGTCAATAAATATATGATAAATTTAAACCTGTTTTTTTCACTGATATAGTAACTAATATATCACTTAAGAGCGTATGAATAAATGATGCTTGAGAGGTCTGTTAGCGAAGAACAGACCAAATTTTATTATAGAGGAAGAATTATTCTCAGCAAATTTATATGTGTTAGCTTGATCTAAGTAAAGCATTGCCGATTAAATTAAGTCGATGTAATCTATATCAAAGTGAAGGAAGTTTGGTAATTATCATACTGAGCTATTGAGATTAGGAAAAGAACGATTAATTTTCATGCGTTTCTTATTGCTTAGCAAACTAAAAATAGTTTAATTTAAACTGAAAAAGATAATATGACTTTTTAAAAAATGTGAGTCAGGTGGCAAAGCTGTATCTAAGTTTTAGTATTTAGGTTAATTTGAGTGATGGATTCATATATTCTTGCCATTGTACCAAGACATATTTTTCTTTTTGATGTTCAATTTTTTTGTTGAAACCATATTCATAAACAAACAGATAAACATCTCCTTTTTTGTTTTTCCAGTAATGCGTAAAGAAATTTGGGTCAAAGCCTTCCGCGATTAGCGTTTCCTTTCGGACGGTTGATTTTCCCGCTTTATTATACACTTTAAGGATCGAGCGATTTTTTCTCAATTTTTTATCTACCAAAAAGTAGATACTTGGTGTGTCTTCGAGCCTTCTTTCATATTGATGACGACTTTTACAGTACTGATCACAGTATTTTTTTCCTTTTCTTCCGGTCAAAACTTTTCCACAGCAAAGACAATTTGATGGTGATTGATCAATCATAATAGGTATTTCAAAATCTGGTAAATGGTTAAAAGTATTCTATACGAATAATCTCCGAATCCTATCCGTATAATCTACCGTTAAGACTATTATTTTCGCTTTATTGCTATAAAAAGTAAAATGAAGTCTTCTGGTCTTTATATTACCTTAAAGCATCTGTGGATCAATGAGCAGCGTTGTATCGGGATACAGTTTTATCCTAATAAGCTGATTCAAGCACTGGTGAAAGAACTGCCTTCGCCCAAGTGGAGTGTGCGTTACCAGATGGTTTTTATACTGAATACTCCATCTAATGTAAATGCAATATTTGACAAATTTAGGGGCGTAGCCTGGGTAAATTGTTCTCATTTTTTCCCAAAGAGTACACTTTTTTATGAAAATAAGCCGCTTTCATGGGATTGGTTTTATAATCGGGAGTTAAAGAAAGGTTACAGGGCCTGTCCGAATGAATATATTCAAAAACTGGAAATTAAAAGATATGCATTAAATACTGCCAAGATATACATTATGTGTTTTGAGCGATTTATCAATCACTACAAGACATATGAGTTGATGCAAATAGATGAGGATATGATTCATGCATATTTACAGCAATTGGTAAAAAAGCAGAAATCACGATCTTATCTGAATCAAACAATTAATGCGATCAAATTTTATTATGAAGTGGTCAAGGAGATGCCAAATCGCTTTTATAAAATTGATCGACCTAGAAAAGCAGACAAATTACCCACAGTTTTAGCAAAAGATGAAATCAATCAGATGCTAGCCTGTAGCGGTAACCTTAAAAATAGATGTATCATAGGGCTATTATATTCTGCAGGCTTAAGAAGAAGTGAATTACTTCAATTAAAGTTACAAGATATTGACAGCAAGCGAATGCTTATTAGAGTAGAAGGTTCAAAAGGTGAAAAAGATCGCTATACATTGCTTTCTGAAAAGCTACTGATTGATTTGCGGAGATATTATAAGTTTTGGAAACCTAAAACATATTTGTTTGAAGGCCCTGATGGAAGAAAATACGGTGTTACGAGTGTAGGTAAAATAGTGAAAAGAGCTGCAGAGCGCGCAAAAATTAGCAAGAACGTGACCCCTCATATGTTACGCCACAGTTTTGCGACACATCTGTTGGAATCAGGAACAGACTTGAGGTATATTCAAGCGCTCTTAGGGCATAGTAGTACACGTACAACAGAAATCTATACCCGAGTAGCAGTAAATAAGATTACAAAAATAGAGAATCCATTGGATTCCATAATTTAACAAATATACAAGGGGTGTATGTGCCACTGTGGAAAAAGACTATGGTATATACTCCATTGTTGTGCCCAATTAGCCAAGTATGAAACTAAAAAGACGAAAATTATAAATCTTTAAGTTTCTATAAATGAGGGATAAATAATTAGATTTTAA
This genomic interval carries:
- a CDS encoding leucine-rich repeat domain-containing protein, with amino-acid sequence MSHFSISTFIVGLFLFFSIQVQAQYILQDKDVTVEDGVLKSCSYDGTEIVIPSHLHGQQITSIDDGLFFNRKLTSVELPNGLKSIGNSAFKNNNLTSIELPSTIKRIEPVAFSENQLTFLKIPESIEYIGFGAFSKNQLTSVKLPKSLKRINELIFHKNKLTTIELPENLERIDTDAFYDNELTFVEFPEGLKRIGKGAFSNNQLTSVELPDNLQYIGSMAFIRNQLTSVKLPANLKRIEDWTFTSNQLTSVELPKNLQSIGLEAFSNNKLTSVEFSESLQFIGLRAFSSNSITEITLPNSSKEGKWYDHDEKVFEKGSIVPIDGKYTFK
- a CDS encoding GlcG/HbpS family heme-binding protein, which produces MNITLEQAEKVIAAAKQKATAIDTKMNIAIVDAGANLLAFARMDGAWLGSLDISIKKAKTARYFDMNTGLIGELSQPGQSLYNIEHSNNGLITFPGGIPIKNAEDVIIGAIGVSGSTVENDHAVAEAGAAAI
- a CDS encoding tyrosine-type recombinase/integrase encodes the protein MKSSGLYITLKHLWINEQRCIGIQFYPNKLIQALVKELPSPKWSVRYQMVFILNTPSNVNAIFDKFRGVAWVNCSHFFPKSTLFYENKPLSWDWFYNRELKKGYRACPNEYIQKLEIKRYALNTAKIYIMCFERFINHYKTYELMQIDEDMIHAYLQQLVKKQKSRSYLNQTINAIKFYYEVVKEMPNRFYKIDRPRKADKLPTVLAKDEINQMLACSGNLKNRCIIGLLYSAGLRRSELLQLKLQDIDSKRMLIRVEGSKGEKDRYTLLSEKLLIDLRRYYKFWKPKTYLFEGPDGRKYGVTSVGKIVKRAAERAKISKNVTPHMLRHSFATHLLESGTDLRYIQALLGHSSTRTTEIYTRVAVNKITKIENPLDSII